Below is a genomic region from Maridesulfovibrio ferrireducens.
CTCCGATAGCGCGGTGTAAGACTAGTGCTTTTAATGCATTCGTGCTTTTAAGTGCGTTCGCAACTTTCAGCGGTTCATCTTCTAAGTGTGGAAATATTCGCAAGCTGTAGCCCATCACATCCTGAGCTGTTGCTTGTTTGCCATTTGCAGGAGTAACTCCTGCATGACGCGCCAGAATATGTGCGATCTGTTCACCGCCAAGGGTCATGGGGTAGACTACTGTGTTCGCGCCAGCTCTGAGCATTCTATATTCAATTGTTGGATCTGAGCCCCTTGCTACAATGAATATGTCGGGATTAAGTTCGCGCGAAGCTAATGAAATATTAATGTTGTCTGCATCATTATTAATACAGAGTACAATATAGTCAGCCCGTTCTATTCCAGCTGAAAGCAGAACTCCGTCGACAGCGGCGTCACCGTTCATCGTTAAGTATCCACGTTGTTCAGCTTCATTCAGCGTTTCTTCGTTTGTGTCTAAAATAACAAAATCCAGCCCGAGCTCAAAAAGTTTTAGACTGATAGATCGACCGATGCGGCCATAACCGCAAATAAGGGTGTGTGCTTGGAGCTTATTAATTTTGTCGTTCATTTTGCGTTTCTCGTATAAGTTTTTGATTCCGGATTGCACGATTAATTTAGCAATTTGCGTCGCAAATACAGCGGCAACTCCGAGACCTGTAAAAATAAGGCCAATTGTAAAAACTCGACTAGCCGGTGAAAGATTGTGAACTTCACCATAGCCGATAGTGGTTATGGTGATAACAGTCATGTAGAGGGCATCCAGTACGGTCCACCCCTTTTCAAGCAGGAGATAGCCAGCCGTTCCAACAAGTAAAACGAGTAGAATGGCAATGAGTAATTGTAAGTGCGGGCGTGTTTTGGGTGACATTTCTTAATTAAGTTAAAGTTTAGATGGATGTATAAAAACTACTATCAATTTAAACAGTATGGCAATGGATGAAAACGAAAACTTTGAACTGGCGAATTATTTAGCGAAAAGAGTGTTTTTTTTGATCAGTTATGATTTAACCTAAACAATTTAAGGCTTGATGTAAGCAAATCCTGCATCTTGTAGTCGGCAAATTTCAATAACTCCCGTTGGGACTATTTCACAGATATCAAGCATGTTTTCCGGTTTATATTTAAGCTTGTTGAGAGAATTATTACATATACAAAATCGAACGCCGTTCGAATGAAGTTCTTTTATTTTAGGATAATTTTCGCCGCAGAATTCTTTTCGGAAAAAACGGACAGATTCACCATTTGCAACCAGATGAATTTTTGAAGAAATAGCAGAAGGGTCTTTTAATAAATTTTCAATGTTTACAAGAGCCATTTTTAAAATTTGATCATCATCCCAATCTATATGAAAAACAACTTTATAGCTCATTGGCAACCTCTCCTGTAAAAAAGTAGAGAATGTCCGAAAAATGAACAATTATTCATAGACATCAGTACTTGCTACTAATACAATTTTGATGGTTTTAAGTATATAATATTTATCTGAGGAGATAGAAATGAAAGATATCAAAAAGAGTGTAGATTATATTTTTCACGGACTTGAAGCGCTGGACATTCTGCTTTGCTCAAAGGAAGCTGAAAATCTGAATGTTCGTAATATTGTAGGGCTTTTGCATCCGCTTATTGAAGACGCTAAAAGACGTGCTCACACAGAAGTTTCCGCTATTAGTCAAAATAAAGAATAACGGTTTGATTTTTTTAAGGATTTTGTGATTATGGATTTGAGAAAGATTGTTCTGTCAGAATTAAATTCTTTGGTTGAGTTGTATAAGCATTTTCATGCTAATCCTGAACTTTCTGGACAGGAAAAAGAAACTTCACGTGTTTTGGCTGATCAGCTTGAAAATTGTGGAATTGATGTCACGCGTAATGTCGGTGGTTTCGGAATTGTCGGAACTCTTGAAAATGGAGACGGCCCGACGGTTATGATCCGCACTGATATGGATGCACTCCCTGTTACCGAAAATTCCGGGGCAGAATATGCCAGCACTATTCAGGCTGTAGACGGCTCTGGCAATTCTGTAGGCGTTATGCACGCGTGCGGGCATGATCTTCATATGGCTGCGTTTGTCGGAGCTGCAAAAACTTTATCGAAACTAAAAAATAGTTGGAGTGGCAGGATTTTGTTTGTCGGGCAGCCGGCAGAAGAACCAATGTCCGGAGCCAGAGCCATGATTGATGATGGCTTATTTCAAAAGTTCGGGCGGCCCGACTATTGTATCGGAACGCATGTTCGTCCGAAAGTTAAAGCAGGAACAATTGCTGTCAGGCCCGGTCCGGTGATGGCAGGAGTTTTTCAACTTAAAATTTTAGTTCGCGGGATAGGCGGGCATGGATCAGCTCCTCATGAAACGCGTGATCCTGTTGTGTTGGCAGCTCGAATCATTTCGTCGATTCAAACAATAGTCAGCAGGGAGTTGAATCCTCTTACTCCGGCAGTTGTCACAATAGGTTCTATTCATGGTGGAACAAGGTCTAATATTATTCCTGAAAAAGTTGTTATGGAATTAACAGCCAGATTTTTTGATTCTGAAACACGTGATCATATTTTGCGGTCAATTAAGCGTATCTGCCGTAACGAAGCATTAACAATGGATTTTCCTGAAAATCTTTTCCCTGTTATTACGATGGAAAAGGATGATGAGCTTCCGGCAACAATTAATGATAATGATTTGTCGGCAATAGTAAAAGCAGCTGTAGAAGAGCATTTGGGTAAAGATCATTTCGTTGAAGCTGATATGGTTATGGGTAGTGAAGATTTTGCGCTATACAGAACGTCAGCTTCGACCGAAATCCCTTGTTGTATGTTTTTTACCGGCGTGACTAGTTCCTCTGATATGGAATTATATGAAACACAATTAATTAATCCGCCGAATCTTCATAACAGCGGATTTCTTCCTCAGTATGAAAATAGCATTCTCGCTGCGGTTATAACAATGACTGCTACAGTATTAAATTATCAAACCAGCTCTAAACCGCGCTTATAAAAAAAGGCTGTGAGGTTAACCTCACAGCCTTTTTTTATAAACTTTCAATGAATGTTGTTAATCAACTCTATAATGACACCCGAGACTTTTTTTGTTTTTAATCGCAGCAGCCGTAACAGAAAGAGCTGCCTGACAGCCGTGAAATAAATCAACAATAGGTCTACTGATAGGCGTTCTTTTGTAAAATGATCTTAAATCTCTGTTGAGATTTTGCAGATCGTACATTGCACGACTGAGACGGGCAGTAGATCTTGTTATTCCTACATAGTTCCACATAATACTGCGAATCAACATCCAGTCTTGAGCAATCAAAGCCGGATCTTCATTTTCATTTGTACCGGAGTTTTCCCAATTAGGAATTGCGTTCATCAATTTCTTGCTAATTGCTGTTTTCTTAGAAATCTTTGACGCCATATCCTTACCGGAAGTATATCCCCAGAACATTCCTTCGAGCAGTGAAGTTGATGCGAGTCTATTTCCGCCATGAACACCCGTACAGGAGCATTCTCCGACACTATACAGTCTGTCCAGAGTCGTTCTTCCTTTTTCATCCACAAGAATTCCGCCGCAGTAGTAATGGGCGGCAGGAACAACCGGAATAGGTGTCTTTGTGATATCGGTACCTGCATCAGCGCAAGTTCCATAGATTGTGGGGAATCTTTCTTTTAAATCATGTTTCACAAAGTTTGCGGCATCAAGGTAGACGCATTCTTCTCCCGTTCTAAGCATCTCTTCCTGAATTGAACGAGTTACGATGTCACGCGGGGCAAGATCTGCTCTTGGGTCGTAGCGTGGCATAAACGCTTCACCGTAACAGTTTACTAATTTTGCTCCTTCACCGCGAACAGCTTCAGATATCAGGAAGCGGCGGCTCGCTCTTGAACGTGTGCCCTGATAAAAAGCAGTAGGGTGAAATTGTACCATTTCTGAATTTATAATTCTGACTTTCGCACGTGAAGCCATAGCCACTCCGGACCCGATAGATCCGGTAGAATTCGTAGTATGCAAATAAATCTGACCGAGTCCACCTGTTGCTAATACAGTAAAGTCAGCCAGTATAGTTTCAACAGCATCTATGGATTCGTTATAGACATATGCTCCGAGACATTTATTGCTGAGGCAATATTTAAACTCGGTTTCTCTCGCGTGATGATGATTTGTCAAAAGGTCAACAGCTGTTCGCTGAGTACAGACGGTGATATTAGGATGATCTGCTACGGCTTTTGAAAGAACTTCCATGATGGAATGTCCGGTATGATCCGCACAGTAGAGTATGCGGGGCACGGCGTGTCCGCCTTCACGAGTCAGGCTGTAGTCACCATTTTCATCGCAGGCAAAAGGAACAGGATATTTTTCCAGAAGCAGATGTTTCAGCGCTTCCGGACCCTCTTTCGTTAAGGTACGGATGGCCTTTATATTGTTATAGTCCCATCCTGCGGTTCTGATATCTTTTTCAAGAATTTTAGGAGAATCGCCTGGACCGGTATAAACAATGCCACCTTGGGCCAGTCTGGTGTTACCTGTGAAAAGGTCGTCTCCCTGAGTTAACAGTGTTACCTCGACACCTTTTTCCGCTACGGTTAAAGCTGATATACAGCCGGATATTCCTGCTCCGATAATTAAAACATCAGTTTTCATTCGGTTGTCTTGCATGCAATTTATCTCAATTGACGGTTGCCATTAAGGTTTCCGGCTAAAGGTTAATTACTTTTGAATCAAGCACAGACCTTAAGCATCCTTTCAAGGGCAACTTTGGCGGGAATTCTTATATTGTCTGATACGTCTTCAAATTCGGCACTTTCAAGGTTCTGGAGAAGTTCGGCAAGTTTTTGTTCAGTTATTTTAGCCATGTTGCTACAAAAACTTACACTTAAAGGAAGAATGTTTTTATCAGGGAACTGTTTAGCCAGCCTATTTACTAAATTGGTTTCAGTACCAATAATAATAGTCGAACCGACTGGAGCTTCAGTGACATATTTAATAAGATAAGACGTCGAACCATCTCCGTCAGCAGCAGCAACTATTTCAGGCGGGCATTCAGGATGTACGACAACCTTTGCTCCCGGATATTTTTTACGGAGATTTTCTATTTGAGAAATCTTGAATTTTTGATGGATAGCACAAAGTCCGGGCCAAATTAAAAGCTGTTTGTCCAGAGTTTCTTCAACATTAAGTTTTTCACCTTTCTTGCGGATATTAAGAATTAATCTTTTATTTTCTGGAATGCCAAGTTTGTCAGCTGTGTTGAGTGCGAGGTTTTTATCGGGAAGGAAAAGAACTCCGTCTCCTCTTTCGAGTGCCCATTTCAGCATTTTTTCGGCATTTGCAGAAGTGCAGACAGATCCGCCATGTTTACCGCAAACAGCTTTTACTGCAGCAGGGGTGTTGACGTAAGCCAGTGGAATTATCTTTCTGCCGCTTTCTTCAAGAATTTTTGTCAAAACAGTATCAACCAGCTCGGCAGGGGCCATGTTGGCCATGACGCATCCAGCTGAAGGGTCCGGAATATATACCTTCTGATTAGCTTTACGGACGATGGCCGCAGATTCAGCCATAAAATGCACACCGCAAAAAACAATGTATTCGGCTTCAAGCTTATCAATCTGGCGAGCGAGTTCCAGTGAATCTCCTTTTAAATCAGTGTGTCTGATTATTTCATCAGCCTGATAATGGTGCCCAAGAATGGCCAGCTTACTTCCGTATTTTGCTTTTATGTCACTGATAATTTTGGAATACATTTTAATAAATCCTAGATTGAATATATTTGCATGCTCATGTCTGAACACTTTGCAGAATGTGTGATTCTTCCTACGGAAATATAGTCAGGGCCGGCTTCTGCAAGATGTGCAATTGTTTCAAGAGTCACGTTTCCGCTGATTTCTGTTTCTATTGAATCAGGAACCGTTGCTATCGAAGCCTTTGCTTCTTCAAAAGTCATATTGTCGAGCATTATCCGCTCAACTTTACAAGCTATCGCTTCATCAACTTCCTGCTGATTTCGGCATTCTACTTCTATGGGCGGGCAGGGCTCATATTTGCTACGAAGTTTTTCAACTGCGAGCGTAATAGATCCGGCTCTATCAATATGATTATCTTTTAACATCAGCATTTCAACAAGATTTAGACGATGATTTTGAGCTCCGCCTACAAGAACAGCATATTTTTCAGGGTAGCGAAGTCCTGGAATAGTTTTTCTTGTGTCCAGTAAAATTGTTTCACTATGATCAAGTGCTTTAACATACTTATTGGTAAGAGTCGCTATTCCGGATAGATGGGAGAGAAAATTAAGCATAACTCTTTCTGCCTTCAGAAGTATTGCGGCAGGACCTTGAATGGCAGCTATAAGTGTTCCGGCTGAAATTCTGTCGCCTTCATCAACATTTAAATGAACTTTGCAAACGTTATCTTTGTCTGCAAATTCAAGGATAAGAGGAATAAGTGGTAATCCGGCAACAATAGTTTCTTCTTTTGCAATGATCTGAGCATTTGCTAGATCTTCAGGTTCGAATAATCCCTGTGAAGTCAGGTCCGGCCCATCTTCACTCAAAGCTATTCTAATTGTTGCTAAAAGGAACATTTTTGATTCAGCCTGAAAGAATGTATCGAATTTATTGTCAGTCATATTGTACCTGTTAATTTTTTGTAACATAAAGTTTAAGAACTATTAGCAATTTTTGGTATCCGTTTTTTCTAATGGGCACAAGGGCTGAGAAGGATTTCACAAAGTGTTCTTTGAATTGTTACAGTCTAAGAAATTTTGACCTTTAGTTGTATTTAAGTTAGTTGGAGCGCAATGAAAAGGGCAAAAGGAATACCTGAACCACTCAGGCAATGGCAAGAAAGCGGAAAAGGACTCGTTGGTGAAGTTGACCAACGGGTTATTGATGCTATGCATCCTGCGGATGCTGCTGACCATATCGAAGAATTAGGGCTGGATGAACAGGTAAAGTTCATCAAACAGCTTCCAATTCGTGATGCCGCTGATTCTATTGCCGAGATGGAAAAATATGACCAGCGAGAGCTGGTCGAAAAGCTTAATTTGGGAATGGCCGCACGGATTTTGGAGTTTATGTCTCCGGATGATGCGACTGATATTCTTGAAGGGCTTGATGATGATTTGCGCGAGAGTTTGCTGCGTCAAATAAAAGCTGAAGACAGAGAAGAAATTTCTACTCTGCTCACCTTTGATCCTGAAACAGCCGGTGGTGTTATGAACACCGAGGTTGCTATTCTTCTTGAAGATCTCACTGTCGATCAGGCAATTGCATCCATCAGGGCAGAGGTTGAAGATAAAAGCATTCCTTATTACGCGTATCTTGTTGACCGCAGAAATCATTTGACCGGTGCAGTTTCCTTGCGCGACCTTCTTATCTCCCGTCCCGGAAAAAAATTAAAAGAATTAATTCATAATCAGCATTTGATTTCCGTTACTTATGAAGTGGACAAGGAAGAAGTTGCCAGACTTATAGGACATTATAATTTTCTTGCGATGCCTGTCACAGATTTTGAACATAGACTGCTGGGAGTTGTCACAGTTGATGATGTTATTGACATTATTAATGAAGAAGCCAGTGAAGATATGCAGTCAATGGTTGGTGCGGGTACTGATGAAACAACGGATTCTCCGTGGACTTACTCTGTTAAAAAGAGACTTCCTTGGCTTGTTATAAACGTTGCTAATTCTGCTATTTCAGCTTGGGTAGTTCATCTATTTGAGGCCAATATCGCCAAGATGGCTATTTTAGCGGTTCTGATGCCAATTGTTGCAAATCAGGCAGGTAATACCGGGCAGCAGGCTCTTGCTGTTATGATCAGACAATTTGCAACGGAAAAATTTGATCGGAAAAAATCTTGGAACGCAGTTTTTCGTGAACTCAAGATCGGACTTGCTAACGGTGTTTGCATATCACTTTTAGTGCTCATGGCTGTTTATATGCTGACTGACAATTCAGCTCTTGCAATGGTAATGTCCGGGGCTTTGTTTATCGATATGCTTATGGGAGCTGTGGTCGGCGGTGCTATCCCGATTATTCTAAAAGAATTCGGTCGTGATCCGGCGCAGGCATCTTCAATCTTTTTAACAACGGTTACAGATAGTTTAGGATTTCTTTCCTTGCTCGGTCTGGCCGGGATATTTTTACTGTAAAAATAGCATGAAACAAATTTTGTTTTTATGAAGCTAAATGAAAAGCCCTTCTACCTGATGGTAGAAGGGCTTTATAATTCAATCTGGTATAAACCGGATTATACAAGCTGAGCCATGAGAGTTTCTTTAATAGAATCAATAGAACCTTCGCCGTTGAGTTCAATGTATTTGAAGCCGGCTTTAGGAGCGAG
It encodes:
- the nadB gene encoding L-aspartate oxidase, with amino-acid sequence MQDNRMKTDVLIIGAGISGCISALTVAEKGVEVTLLTQGDDLFTGNTRLAQGGIVYTGPGDSPKILEKDIRTAGWDYNNIKAIRTLTKEGPEALKHLLLEKYPVPFACDENGDYSLTREGGHAVPRILYCADHTGHSIMEVLSKAVADHPNITVCTQRTAVDLLTNHHHARETEFKYCLSNKCLGAYVYNESIDAVETILADFTVLATGGLGQIYLHTTNSTGSIGSGVAMASRAKVRIINSEMVQFHPTAFYQGTRSRASRRFLISEAVRGEGAKLVNCYGEAFMPRYDPRADLAPRDIVTRSIQEEMLRTGEECVYLDAANFVKHDLKERFPTIYGTCADAGTDITKTPIPVVPAAHYYCGGILVDEKGRTTLDRLYSVGECSCTGVHGGNRLASTSLLEGMFWGYTSGKDMASKISKKTAISKKLMNAIPNWENSGTNENEDPALIAQDWMLIRSIMWNYVGITRSTARLSRAMYDLQNLNRDLRSFYKRTPISRPIVDLFHGCQAALSVTAAAIKNKKSLGCHYRVD
- a CDS encoding M20 metallopeptidase family protein, yielding MDLRKIVLSELNSLVELYKHFHANPELSGQEKETSRVLADQLENCGIDVTRNVGGFGIVGTLENGDGPTVMIRTDMDALPVTENSGAEYASTIQAVDGSGNSVGVMHACGHDLHMAAFVGAAKTLSKLKNSWSGRILFVGQPAEEPMSGARAMIDDGLFQKFGRPDYCIGTHVRPKVKAGTIAVRPGPVMAGVFQLKILVRGIGGHGSAPHETRDPVVLAARIISSIQTIVSRELNPLTPAVVTIGSIHGGTRSNIIPEKVVMELTARFFDSETRDHILRSIKRICRNEALTMDFPENLFPVITMEKDDELPATINDNDLSAIVKAAVEEHLGKDHFVEADMVMGSEDFALYRTSASTEIPCCMFFTGVTSSSDMELYETQLINPPNLHNSGFLPQYENSILAAVITMTATVLNYQTSSKPRL
- the mgtE gene encoding magnesium transporter, with translation MKRAKGIPEPLRQWQESGKGLVGEVDQRVIDAMHPADAADHIEELGLDEQVKFIKQLPIRDAADSIAEMEKYDQRELVEKLNLGMAARILEFMSPDDATDILEGLDDDLRESLLRQIKAEDREEISTLLTFDPETAGGVMNTEVAILLEDLTVDQAIASIRAEVEDKSIPYYAYLVDRRNHLTGAVSLRDLLISRPGKKLKELIHNQHLISVTYEVDKEEVARLIGHYNFLAMPVTDFEHRLLGVVTVDDVIDIINEEASEDMQSMVGAGTDETTDSPWTYSVKKRLPWLVINVANSAISAWVVHLFEANIAKMAILAVLMPIVANQAGNTGQQALAVMIRQFATEKFDRKKSWNAVFRELKIGLANGVCISLLVLMAVYMLTDNSALAMVMSGALFIDMLMGAVVGGAIPIILKEFGRDPAQASSIFLTTVTDSLGFLSLLGLAGIFLL
- the nadA gene encoding quinolinate synthase NadA, whose translation is MYSKIISDIKAKYGSKLAILGHHYQADEIIRHTDLKGDSLELARQIDKLEAEYIVFCGVHFMAESAAIVRKANQKVYIPDPSAGCVMANMAPAELVDTVLTKILEESGRKIIPLAYVNTPAAVKAVCGKHGGSVCTSANAEKMLKWALERGDGVLFLPDKNLALNTADKLGIPENKRLILNIRKKGEKLNVEETLDKQLLIWPGLCAIHQKFKISQIENLRKKYPGAKVVVHPECPPEIVAAADGDGSTSYLIKYVTEAPVGSTIIIGTETNLVNRLAKQFPDKNILPLSVSFCSNMAKITEQKLAELLQNLESAEFEDVSDNIRIPAKVALERMLKVCA
- a CDS encoding bacteriohemerythrin codes for the protein MSPKTRPHLQLLIAILLVLLVGTAGYLLLEKGWTVLDALYMTVITITTIGYGEVHNLSPASRVFTIGLIFTGLGVAAVFATQIAKLIVQSGIKNLYEKRKMNDKINKLQAHTLICGYGRIGRSISLKLFELGLDFVILDTNEETLNEAEQRGYLTMNGDAAVDGVLLSAGIERADYIVLCINNDADNINISLASRELNPDIFIVARGSDPTIEYRMLRAGANTVVYPMTLGGEQIAHILARHAGVTPANGKQATAQDVMGYSLRIFPHLEDEPLKVANALKSTNALKALVLHRAIGDDLENPDSEEIMEHGDSLLVLVRNEKCSKTNIAETVTWSEDLLLGIPSIDSEHRVLVKYAEDFQKAVIEGKEGEAIAKLFDRLLEYTTSHFAREEGFMQKRGYPDIEEHMKEHRRITREVMELNRDKRYVFSESVDKFLQDWIINHINNTDRKYVKFMLENKK
- the nadC gene encoding carboxylating nicotinate-nucleotide diphosphorylase yields the protein MTDNKFDTFFQAESKMFLLATIRIALSEDGPDLTSQGLFEPEDLANAQIIAKEETIVAGLPLIPLILEFADKDNVCKVHLNVDEGDRISAGTLIAAIQGPAAILLKAERVMLNFLSHLSGIATLTNKYVKALDHSETILLDTRKTIPGLRYPEKYAVLVGGAQNHRLNLVEMLMLKDNHIDRAGSITLAVEKLRSKYEPCPPIEVECRNQQEVDEAIACKVERIMLDNMTFEEAKASIATVPDSIETEISGNVTLETIAHLAEAGPDYISVGRITHSAKCSDMSMQIYSI
- a CDS encoding DsrE family protein yields the protein MSYKVVFHIDWDDDQILKMALVNIENLLKDPSAISSKIHLVANGESVRFFRKEFCGENYPKIKELHSNGVRFCICNNSLNKLKYKPENMLDICEIVPTGVIEICRLQDAGFAYIKP